Genomic window (Chelmon rostratus isolate fCheRos1 chromosome 15, fCheRos1.pri, whole genome shotgun sequence):
tgacatcacactgtgacatcacacactgtgacatcacacactgacatcacacactgacatcacagtgacatcagagataacacagtgacatcacacagtgacatcaaactgtgacatcacacactgacatcacagtgtgacatcacagtgtaaCACCACAGTGACttcagagataacacagtgacatcacacactgacatcacacactgacatcacactgtaacagctggccaaaacaacaacaaacggctgcgtgTCCACGAGTAAacggcaactggtggtgttcttgtggacaatgttcatcgatgacaacagaggaggaatgcctctgttgctcagagtgggacttgcggccaggagatacgcgtttgttgttgtttggccagctgttcctctctctctctcgttccctcgtttgccagtcactctttcggcctatttaagttcatgtttctattttttgtgtgtaacatgtgaaaaaatactgcgaatgttaattcaagtcagcaacgagcaaaattatgaccgagttaacgagttgttttctggcatgagggggtattcttgatttttcccagtgagaaagagtttttctgattatgctaacgtcacttgACCGCAGCATTCGCTGCAGGCCATccgggtctcatagtgggagcaaggcactgccgtgctgacaaaaacacatatgttatcggggctggttgtcatgatatcggacttatcggaatgacatcataatttcctgttatcggcccgataactatcggcccaataattatcgtgcatccctagttcccatccatcaatccatccatcaatcaatcCAGGCTACGGAAAGCATAGACAATGACAATGACGTTTTTGTGCTGTAGAGGTAGATAATAAAGATACACAGCAACacaggagggacagaggggaCGTGGGCCGTGCAACTTTGTGTCCAAATCAGTTGTCGCCTTTTAAATGTTGGTCTTATTTGTGAAGCTTGACCTCTGTCAATAAAAACTGGTTGCACAGCATTAAGGTAAAAAGTAAGATGAAACTGCCCCATCTATTGTTAGCatgagcagacaaacaacaaagtTGTTATTCAGTTCTCAGGACTTCGCCTCAGGTCTTATTACGAAAACGTGTTCTTACTGCTTTTGTCAAAGTTTCACATTGATGTTGCATCATGTTATGTATTGTTGACATTTCTTGTGTAATTTGTATGTTAtgttttatgtacacacacacttgtttgcAACAAGACTTTCCTCGTGGAGATGACTGAGTTGAATCTGAATGTTGATGTTGATCATTTGAGTCTCTTCTTTGCAGTCATCTGAGGCCTTAGAGTTCATAAAGCGAGACCTGACAGAGTTCTCCACTGTGGTGCAACATGACACAACCTGCTCAATTGTGGCCACAGCCACGGCTGTCAGAAACAAGCTCGCGGTAAGCTGCTGCTTTCACGTTGTTTCTTGCTTTTTATCCAAGTATCTCCTAACGATCTGTGTTCAGCTGACCCACGTCAAATGCATGTCTTCCATATGAATGGGGTATACTTTGTTAAATACCAAATCAAACCTGTGTGTTCCAGGTGGAAGGTTCCTCTGAGACCACAGAAAAGGTGAAGAAAAGCCTGTCTAGCTTCTTAGGGGTAATATCAGACACGCTTGCTCCACCCCCTGATAAAACCATTgactgtgatgtcatcacattGGTGGCAACACCAGCCGGAACTACAGAGGTGTACGACAGTTCTAAGGTGGGCAGTCGTTCTACATGCACTTTTAGCTTAGAAGTTGAATTTAGAGTCACCTGTTCATGCGATTCATTGACTGAATCATAAGCAATTATTGTCTAAATCACATTTGTCAAACCGATTCAATacagggccgtgtggctgcaggttttcactccaaccaaggaggagcacaccaggcccaccaatcaacatcaaggaatcacttagttatcagctgaagactgagatcagctgattaagtGATTCCAGCCcatgtgctcctccttggttggaacgaaaacctgcagccacacggccctttaaGGAATCAGTTcgacatgcctggtctaaatGATGAAACGAGAGCGAATCATGATCCTTGTGCAGGGGTTCTTGTGAATAATCAGTTGAACAGAAAATGTTGCCTTTGTGGTTAATCTCCATGAAAATATTGAACAAAGTGTTTGTTCAGGACATTTAGTTTTCTGTAGTTTTTGATGGTGAACACATGATATGCACGTGGAGAGAAAATGACCGCAGCTCAACGTTTGTTTTTCCCTGCAGGCACGGCTCTACAGTCTGCAAGCTGACCCTGCTACGTACTGCAATGAGCCTGACGGTAAGAGAGCAGACAGTTAAGTGGTGCGAGGCCTCTGTGTAGTACAACCCCAGTTCCAAAAAGGTTgggcgctgtgtaaaacaaatgaaacagattgTGATAATTTGTTCAGCCTTTTTAATATGTGCTCaatttaaaacagtacaaagacaagatatttgaTTGTTTACAAATCAAAATGTGTAAGGGGTGAATAAACCTATCCAATTTTGCCACAATAATACATTATGCTTAAGTGAATGCAAGTTAAATACTTAAGTATAAAAGCAATATCAGTAAGTATATAAGTATTAATTGATCATAGTGTCTCAACAGTAGATGTACAGAGTATTTAAATAAGCAAACATTTAGTTGCTTTGAACTACTGGCATAGTGAGCACATAAAAAGCCAAAGAATTAGAGAAAGGGCAGAACGTTCACCTCATCACTCAGTTCTGGAGGCTTAGTGGCCTTTCGTGTGACAATTCCAAAATGTTTCTCATCAGAGGAGTTGGAATTGGGCTGTCGATATTCACAATGTATGTGATATTCTAGTGTTTGATATTACTCACTATCTATGCTACGTacctcttttcttccttttgtggCTGTGAGACACGTTTTCCTGTCAGatcataaatgttttttataatAGTGTTACCCACCTTTAAAAACTGCTCTCACAACTTGAGATCCTTTTTGCGCACCATTCTTAAAGCATTACCAGGATTTGAATGCTGATGAGCTGTGGGACTGTTAATCAGTGCTGAATTATGAGCTTGGTGGATTTGTGTGGTGGTGGATGGGATAATGCTTGCTTTCTAAACATtggctgtttttcttggtgGTCTTTTGAGTGTATTTTAATGAGAAGTTATTTTTGTCCAGGTCCCCCAGAGCAGTTTGACAACTGGCTGTCTGGCTTCAGTTTGGAAGACAAGAAAGCCGAAATCTCAGAGCTTTTGGTCAACAGCCCGTCTATACGAGCCCTTTACACCAAAATGGTagttattgttgcttttttcaaTACTTATTCGTACAGAGCACACCCTCCAGTTTTGATTTGACTAATAAATGACATTACACTAATTTGGCAGACGCTTTGTCCAAACCGACCTACCATAAGTgctttcaaatgcaaaacaaacaagtggATGCCATCAAGAATCGGAAGTGCAATGAAGCAGATAagatcattttttgttttatttgcaggtGCCAGCAGCTGTAGCCCATTCAGAATTCTGGCAGAGGTATTTCTACAAAGTCTTCCAGTTGGACCAGGTAATCATGCTGCGTTATATAGTGTCCTCCAAACTGCAGAAGCCTTTCTCTTCAGGCTGAGTCGTTGTCTTGGGTGCCACCTGCTGGCCAATTTTAGAGCTACCATGGATTGATAATATCAGGACACATTTAATATGCAGGATTtctgatgggaaatgtggaTTCTCAACTGTAAACAACTGaatgttgatttgtttcaggaggaaataaaatgtaaacatgtggCTGAAAACACTTAAATTGAAAACTGATCGTGATTTGGTCTTGAAACATAAATTTAAACAATAAAGACACAGTGTTTACATGGTCATTAGACAATCAGTATTACAATACATCTTTATAGACCCTTCATGTGTCACACTAATGGCAACTAAATATCGAAATATACAAAACTTGAATACGCCAACACCAGAATAAGCCAGTGCAATGCAGTCATATCTCTGAAGCTGTCTGTTATATTCTGCTTTTTTGACAATGTGTTAGAGAGGTGCCGATTCAGCTATGGAGGCTGTTGTCTggttttttggggttttttttcgtcttttttttttttatgcacgAAGAACAAATGTAACATTCATGAAGTTATGATGAATGCCCAAAATTtgacagtacacacacagagaaagtttTGTATTGCTGAGAattcactgtgactgtgtgttccAGGAGGAGGCCAGGAGAGTGGCActgaagcagagagcagaacagaccgcacacacagagacactgggctgggaagaggaagaggaggagggtatGCTAACCTCAGTTTTACATTAAGTAACTGATTCACTTTCAAAGCTGTCACTTACACAGGTTTTCCCACTGTCCCTGTCAGATGACTTCCTCGGTGCCACGTCATCATCTCATCTCAACTTTACACCCCAGCTGGACAACAGCTCAACCCAGCTGCCCACGAGTTTGACAGGAACAGGAGCGACTCTGCTGAGCCCCGTGCTGTCCCCCAGCGAAGAGCGCGACGCCACCCTCTCGGTTAGCAGCGACAGCGTCAGCCTGCCGACGCAGGTGGAAGTGCAGCCAGAGCCGGTTGCCAGGGAGATGACCGAGAACCTGACAGAAGCTATCTTGGAAGGTGTCGCAGACAAGAAGCAAGAAGAGCAGAGGCCTGGAAAGAATGACTTAACTGCTGAGGCTCAAGTGGAAGCTGCAACCCAGCCAGAGGCTACTGTCGATGAGGCGCCAGTGCGGCCTTCTGCCCCCGCCTCTAAACCAGAAGCAGCAAAAGAGGAGGGGCCGCAGGACCTGAGAGTGTTCGAACTTAATTCTGACAGCGGGAAATCTACACCCTCTAACAATGGCAAGAAAGGTACGATGATCGCTCTTCAGGTGCCATTCTTACTGTCCGGGTTCGGGGAGTAGACAGGATTAAGTTCAGTGATGTGGTTTTGAGTTTTCCACTAAATCAGCTTAGAGGAAGCAGCAAGCTCACAGAAAGTTCCAAATTTGTCTCTCGCCCTCCAGGATCCAGCACCGATGTGAGTGAAGACTGGGAGAAAGACTTTGACCTGGacatgacagaagaagaagtccAGATGGCACTCTCTAAAATCGAAGCTTCTGGAGAGGTTAGTGTTGAGTTACCACGGTGACATTTACCAGAATCTTTGActcaaaatctaaaaaatcaGTaaccccctcttttttttttttttgaccagaTGGACGAAGACTGGGAGAACTGGGACTGAGAGCCGCTGCAACAGGAACTCTGTCCCGCCATTAAAGCTAGTTCTCAGCAGACGAACCATGCTTAACGTGTTTTAACTCTTTGTCCACACTGTCACCATGCCATGATTGTCAGTAGGGGATTTTCTGCCGGGTTCGGACCATATTGGTAAACCTGTTGATAAGAGCAACGGGAAGACCGAGGCAATAAGAATTCGACCgctctgtcagctgtcagtttaGTGCAGATAGGCCACTAGCCAGAGTAATGACTCAGGTCTTGGCTATTTCTTGGAGTATGTTCTGACTTAGAGAGCATCCGACTCTAGTAATAGGCCGAGGCTGTAATCATTCTGACCCTTAAAGCTTAAGGACATGCAGTGATAAGTCAGAATGTGAAAGGTTTCACCGCAGCAGGGGAGCAgctgttttccctttttctttatGCCGTTAAATACACCATGTATGTTGCGAGCGTTTTTCAAGTTGGGCAATGACTTAACTGCAGGCTGCAAAATAGCCATAAACTCTAATGCTGCTTGTCACCTTTCTAAGATGAAATACGCCACAAGTGATTTTTGAATGGTGACGATCGATTGATGTAATTCTGTgcccctttctctctcatctttaTTATGCAAGTGAATCTTcagaatgagaaaatattttggcCTTCATTCATGAACACTTTCATTTTGGATTCACTCCCAACTCTAGATATATGGCCTTGTAAAGCACACAGAAGTGTGATCATGTTctctaaatgtttttgttacaAGTCAGTGATCCGAAACACAGCCAGCTAATGTGTCATTATCagtcccccacccccccacccccacccccgaTCATATCATGTGAGTCATTCGAGTATATGAGCTTGTTGCGGGCTACATGTCACTGTATGTCACTTTAAAGCATTTGATTTCTTTGACTTGTTTATCCACTCGTCTTACTCGGGTAGAGGGAACTCATTAAATATCACTCATTAAGAAAGAAGTCATTTAACTTAATAAAGAGAATTCAAACTGGATACCAGATTCTTTGGCTTGAAATTGAGGACGGCATTTTGTTATTTACTTCTGTAGGAGAATGTGGCAAATCTGTGATGTTTGAGGTTTTCTGCTGGCCCATGTTCGGAACTAAATAGCTCAGCAGGCAGTGTGCCAAGCAGACCAAGGAGCAACATGAGCACGCTCCACGCTTTCctgattttcttttccatcaCCTGTAATGTATCTGAGAAAAAATAATCCTAGAGATGTAATATTTATACTAAAATAAATGCTTAATTATTGTATTATGTGCTTTGGATTGCATGTCTGTGCaataacatgcaaaacataGTGCAGATGGTTAATGTTGAGTTGTATGTTTTTTGGTATAGACATTGGCTGTTCTTCAGGTTTTTATGTTCTGAAAATGTGTTGCATGTCTCCAGTTCCCAGCTGTGTATTCCCTTCAGATTCACACTTTGATCGAATCAAAGCTATTCTGCACACGTCTGTTTTCAAAGCTGTctagttccttttttttttttaaagtcaagTATTTCACTATATTTTTCAAATGATCGTTGTCATTAAAGGATTCATGGCTAATGAGCTTAGTGTTGTGCATTGTGAAAAAATCCAGTTTGGCCATTTTTGATGAAAAACCTGTTTCAACCAGACTAGGCTACACAAACCTTATAATTAGTGGCACATCTTCATTTACACAGCTGGCAATGCCCATAAATCACCACTCATACCAAAACTCTTCGCTCATATCAGCACCTAATGTGTGCTCAGCGACCAACAGTCGAAACAACAGGTATTTTTAATAATGATTTTGTAAAAGGAATTTCACAAGGCTCTGAAGAATTCCTCAAAAAAGTTTAGTCCCAACTTTAACTGAAGGACTTACAGAGGAGTTTTATTGCCCCCACACAGAATTATATAGCTGAATGAATTTAGTCATACTcactttatatacagtatatacaataTACATTAAAATTCAGTCACAAATTCTGACCATTCTAGTCAGCATTGGGTGTTCAGTTGTAATGGCTGTTATAACAATGCTTCGacactgaaaaacatatttcactCTGTGAcatagtttttctctttttattttagccTTGAGCAGCTTTAAGGTTGGAAATATCGTCTAATTTCAAACTGGTATCATATATTCTGTAATCTAGATTGTTTGTGCATCATTCTATAaattctgtgggtttgaacaacGTTTGGCTACACAGGATGTTcttataatgaaaataaatggctCACTGGAGGGTCAGTGATGTTTCATGTCTTCATGTGACGTTCAGTTATGGTAAATTTatgaagtgtgtctgtgcatgataaaatatataaaaaagttGCCTGCAGTATATTCAGTGAGTCACCTGATGGCGCTGTTGCTCCATTTAGACAGCCTTACTCACAGCCAGCCACTCCTTTTCTTTAAGCTGCAGCATCCATCTCACAGACAGACTGGCCACATGTTCTCACACACCATTGTTTATCATCATTCGCATTAATAATGTCAGTTCTGtaattttctgtttatatttgTCACTTTTACGCTGAATCTCTTGATGTGGCCTCCTTGGGCTCAGGAGAAGCAGCAGGCAGTCAGTGAAATGTTTGCGCGGTCTTTGTGGTGGCATCGTAGTAGTAATGTAGGTCACTGTGGAGGGACACCTGTGCGGCGTGCCGGCTGTGCAACATGGATGCTGCCTGTAAAGATGGCTACTGTCTGGGTCTGTCTGgcttttcctctgcctctctcgctAGGTGTCCGCAcaatgggtgggtgggtgtggtcGTAGGGGGGATTGGCGAGTGACTGGATGATGAAACAGACAAGGGGATGTATAACCATGTGTCTGCTGCATCAATGTCGCGATGAACATCAGGCACCAATCTCCCTTTCAAATTTCCACAATTTAAGGATGAATAAACAGGAGCTTGTACCTTGATCTCCTGAAGTATATTAATGGAGCTAATATGATAATGTATCCATAAGATATGCATAGGCAGCCCAGAATCAAGGTAATCACTGAACAATAAGAGCAATGACGACTTTGACTCTTGAGAAGTGTTTTTGAGCACAGAAAGGCCTTACCTCAATTGTGTACCTGCTGATTTGCTGAATGATATTACCACCTTTTTATTCTGAAACCGGCGCCCTCACACCCGCATGGTAATGGCTTGTGCACATGCTACCCTAACCAGACCCCAAATAACACAGACACCATATTCATTACATTCTTTCTTACTCTGTTCTCACTTGGAGGCCTTAGTCAGCAGAAAGACTGTAAAGGAATTTCCTGTTGAAGCCCACCGCTCCCTGGGcctgtgtttgcgtgtgtgtgtgtgctttacattGCCACCGGCTCTCACCGATGTCATGTACAGATCGTTTCACCGTGGACAGACAATGAGGGGGAGATGGGGGAGAGAAATACTTCCCCCCTGAGGATCTTTTCAGCGTCCCCCtcctgtcacttcctgctctgctctccatcCTCTTGCGCTTTCTCCCGCTGCTATCCACGCATGTGTGCCGTCACAAACGTAGTCACACTCTGCACGCACATACAAATGCGCGTACACATATAGAGTCAGGATGAGGTCATTGTCTTGAGAGCGAGTATTATTCACGGCACCCTAAAGGGAGAAACCCTGTCACCCCTCTGCCTTTCAATAAGCACAAAAGGCTCCCTTTGAGGGAGGAGGCAGACTCCTATGGAATGTGTTACCAGGGTTTCCTATAACGACTCACACCcattttgtgtgcatgcatgcatgcgtgtgtatgcgtgtgcatctgtgcatctTTGGGCTTTTGTGCTGGGTGTGAATTTCCCGTCTGaattatttgtatttcattCAGATTCTACATTAGCTGTACATAAAATCGTGGGCGGGTCACTCATCCTCACAGTTCACTTGGACTATCTGGATCTTGATGGGAATTAACATCGAAGTGCAGCAGTGTCCAGCATAGTTCCCTCCCTgccacaaagagagagaaggcagcCACCAAGTGTTGATCCACAGCTGAACcttgtggggggaaaaaacaacttCTAAAGGACTCTTGAGATGCCTCAGGATTTTTCCATGACAAACCATCGCCTTTCCCAATGCCGAGCGGTGGGAACGGGCCACTTTGTTTGTACGAAGCGGTGTCTGGGAGGAATGCGGGGTTTAGTCGGGGAGGGGGTGGCAAGGGGAAAGTATGATAACTCCCACTCCATTCAGATTTATGGTCAAGACAGAGGGGCTCCTCTGGATGCATGTCAGGGGACTAGTAGAACACCGCCCCTCCACTCTGGGCCTGCCAAAGCAAATGTTTAGTCGAACAACCCCTCGCTATTCTTTGCATCCTTCTCTGTCCTTCtattctgtgtctctctttttctgcgATCACATGGAAAAGTGGGCAGCAGTTCTGTGAAGCTTTCACACAGCATGAGAGAGGTTTTGAGTTTTAAACCTGATTATGAAGCAGAGCAGGCCACGATGACATGACTTTCAAGTCTGCAGAGAGTCGGCACGTGTCACATGTGTCAAAAAGTGTCAGGAGTGTGAGAGGGTTCTGGAAAGTCTTGCCTTCTGTGATGTAGCTTCCATTAATACTTTGACGTTTTGGGAAATGGACTCTTCAGCTTTTTTGCAGAAGAATGACAGTACTTCTGTACGGCAGCctgaaagactggaaacagaaacagcttgcctggctctgtccacaggtaACAAAATCCAGCTACCGGCACCTTCCTGAAGACTTCAGGTTGTCCCTAatcctggccaagaaatagtccagcacatacTAACCGCCCTTAATCACAACTTTTAAACAATTAAGAAATACTGTAGCGTGAAAGCTAGAGAGCTAGCTGGCTGTTTCCcctttttatgctaagctaagctaattgcatgttggctgtagcttcaaaattactgtacagatatgagagtggtgttgCTTTTCTCATCTGGCTCTTGGCAAGTAAGtgaatttgtgtatttatttaactATTTTCTTAGGATGGGGGAAAGATTTGAAGAAAGATCGGTCACCACTGAAGATGAGGGGCTTCAGGAGGCCcctcctacatttcccatactTCCACTGGATGCTCTGTTCTGTTCGAATAATAACACCCTTGATGAATCTGATCTTAATGGGTAATTGCAGATCTTTATTGGTGCTCTGTCCCTTTAATTGAACACCTGACCGTTTTGAACCATCACAAATTGGATATTTCACCTATAATCTGGACAAATTTGAATGCGATCTGGATAAGTCATATAAATGTGTCCTTCCCATGTGCTCAGGTTTGTCCCCTGCTGACAGCAGTTACAGACAAGCATGCAGATTTTCTCAGTGGGGTCGACTTTAAA
Coding sequences:
- the bsdc1 gene encoding BSD domain-containing protein 1, which codes for MAEGESWWGGWLQQSFQAVKDKSSEALEFIKRDLTEFSTVVQHDTTCSIVATATAVRNKLAVEGSSETTEKVKKSLSSFLGVISDTLAPPPDKTIDCDVITLVATPAGTTEVYDSSKARLYSLQADPATYCNEPDGPPEQFDNWLSGFSLEDKKAEISELLVNSPSIRALYTKMVPAAVAHSEFWQRYFYKVFQLDQEEARRVALKQRAEQTAHTETLGWEEEEEEDDFLGATSSSHLNFTPQLDNSSTQLPTSLTGTGATLLSPVLSPSEERDATLSVSSDSVSLPTQVEVQPEPVAREMTENLTEAILEGVADKKQEEQRPGKNDLTAEAQVEAATQPEATVDEAPVRPSAPASKPEAAKEEGPQDLRVFELNSDSGKSTPSNNGKKGSSTDVSEDWEKDFDLDMTEEEVQMALSKIEASGEMDEDWENWD